One Halioglobus japonicus DNA segment encodes these proteins:
- the hutX gene encoding heme utilization cystosolic carrier protein HutX, which translates to MGHESAPALAGSEAEALLREVATWGKLTTVILHGGCVFEFKGSFPAGDIGMGFYNLDGCTSGGFEGHIRLDAIASIGFQDKLHRGRASYAFTFNNASGENLFKVFLGRDEQGEVFAAQLEKFNMIRDQLKVAA; encoded by the coding sequence ATGGGTCATGAATCAGCGCCCGCACTTGCGGGCAGTGAGGCCGAGGCGCTGCTGCGCGAAGTGGCCACCTGGGGAAAATTGACCACGGTTATCCTCCATGGTGGCTGTGTGTTTGAGTTCAAAGGCAGTTTCCCCGCCGGTGACATTGGCATGGGGTTCTACAACCTCGATGGCTGTACCTCGGGTGGCTTTGAAGGCCACATCCGCCTCGACGCCATCGCATCGATCGGCTTTCAGGACAAACTCCATCGTGGGCGCGCAAGTTATGCGTTTACCTTTAATAACGCCAGCGGTGAAAACCTGTTCAAGGTCTTTCTCGGGCGCGACGAGCAAGGTGAGGTTTTTGCCGCACAGCTCGAAAAATTCAACATGATCCGCGATCAACTCAAGGTCGCAGCGTAA
- a CDS encoding TonB-dependent hemoglobin/transferrin/lactoferrin family receptor has protein sequence MHKCGVFKSLTMVTAVAAAVNPSWAEETVSEQQAALETVVVTATRIEKPLNEVARSIAVVDQEELLQIQPKSIAEALAYSPNITTSGGPRAANQTVNVRGLTGNKVLQTIDGARQNFESGHRPSYFLDPELVKSVEAVRGPASSLWGSGAIGGVVAQNTINADDLVDGDSGLGGFAKGGYNDNNDGATATMALAGKQGDFGWLVSGYGRDSDHLEMGNGQELLGSESESWGAMGKLNWNLAEGQDIELAYRHSDWDGAVPTNAAAELNGTSNFMIDRKQTTDNTNLSYRLDAGNDWLNLEARLYNNQVEMDEVRVADGRADTTEIDTWGFNLTNQSLLGNTRLLYGIDTYIEDFDTARGGENRPQPPEAQTTSWSVYGLAEVPLADAWNLEFGLRYDDFETEAKNLDASSSDSATSPSAAIVWDAADWLVLSVRHDRAFRAPGSEELYSTGYHFCMFPGFCNTFEPNPELEPEEAANTELNAKMAFADTLGADVIHVEAAVFQNNVDNFIEQVVAFPDFTRFDPGTTSWFNVDEAILEGAEISAAYLRGPLALKASYGQVRGEDDNTGEDLTNIPADTWKLDASFGFESINMLAGVRYVYADDQARTDYEENVGGTVYDSYGVTDLYLSWQPQAVEGVRFDLSVNNLEDKYYRQAWEQLYSAGREVIFSARYRF, from the coding sequence ATGCACAAATGTGGGGTATTCAAATCACTAACCATGGTGACCGCCGTCGCTGCGGCGGTTAACCCGTCCTGGGCCGAAGAGACTGTCAGCGAGCAGCAAGCCGCCCTGGAAACTGTTGTCGTAACCGCAACGCGTATCGAAAAGCCGCTCAATGAGGTGGCGCGTAGTATCGCTGTGGTGGACCAGGAAGAGCTCTTGCAAATTCAGCCCAAGTCAATTGCTGAAGCCCTGGCGTACTCGCCGAACATCACAACCAGTGGTGGGCCTCGAGCGGCCAACCAGACGGTTAACGTGCGAGGCCTGACTGGCAACAAAGTATTGCAGACTATCGATGGCGCCCGACAAAACTTCGAGTCTGGCCATCGTCCCAGTTATTTCCTCGATCCAGAGTTGGTCAAGTCCGTTGAGGCGGTGCGCGGTCCGGCGAGTAGTCTCTGGGGATCCGGTGCCATCGGCGGGGTGGTCGCGCAGAACACGATTAACGCTGACGATCTGGTCGACGGTGACAGCGGGTTGGGCGGTTTTGCGAAGGGTGGTTACAACGACAATAACGACGGTGCCACGGCCACTATGGCCCTCGCCGGCAAGCAAGGTGACTTTGGCTGGCTTGTGAGCGGCTATGGACGCGATAGCGACCATCTCGAAATGGGTAATGGTCAAGAACTGCTGGGTTCAGAGTCTGAGTCCTGGGGGGCGATGGGTAAACTGAACTGGAACCTTGCAGAGGGCCAGGATATTGAGCTCGCCTATCGTCACTCTGACTGGGACGGTGCGGTCCCGACCAATGCCGCTGCAGAGCTCAATGGCACCAGCAACTTCATGATTGACCGCAAGCAGACCACCGACAACACCAACCTATCCTATCGCCTGGATGCAGGTAACGACTGGCTGAACCTCGAGGCCCGTTTGTATAACAATCAGGTAGAGATGGATGAGGTCCGCGTCGCCGACGGCCGCGCGGATACCACAGAGATTGACACCTGGGGCTTCAATCTGACCAACCAGAGCCTGTTGGGTAATACGCGTCTGCTCTACGGAATCGATACCTACATTGAAGATTTCGACACCGCGCGCGGCGGCGAAAATCGCCCACAGCCGCCGGAAGCTCAGACCACATCCTGGAGCGTGTATGGCCTGGCGGAGGTGCCACTGGCGGATGCCTGGAACCTGGAGTTCGGATTGCGCTACGACGATTTCGAAACCGAGGCGAAAAATCTCGATGCCAGCTCCAGTGACAGCGCCACTTCACCGTCGGCAGCGATTGTCTGGGATGCAGCAGATTGGTTGGTTCTCAGCGTGCGTCACGATCGTGCTTTCCGCGCGCCGGGTTCCGAGGAGTTGTACAGCACCGGTTATCACTTCTGCATGTTCCCCGGTTTTTGCAATACCTTTGAACCCAATCCAGAGCTCGAGCCAGAAGAGGCAGCTAACACGGAGTTGAATGCCAAGATGGCTTTCGCGGACACGCTTGGCGCCGATGTTATTCACGTGGAAGCGGCAGTGTTCCAAAACAATGTCGACAACTTCATCGAACAGGTCGTGGCGTTCCCGGACTTTACCCGCTTCGATCCGGGCACTACCTCCTGGTTTAATGTTGATGAAGCCATCCTGGAAGGTGCGGAGATCTCTGCAGCCTACCTGCGTGGGCCTCTCGCACTGAAAGCCTCTTACGGACAGGTGCGCGGCGAAGATGACAATACCGGTGAAGACCTCACCAATATTCCTGCCGATACCTGGAAGCTTGATGCGTCCTTTGGTTTTGAATCCATCAATATGCTGGCCGGCGTGCGTTACGTATACGCCGATGACCAGGCGCGTACGGATTACGAAGAAAATGTGGGTGGCACGGTTTATGACAGCTATGGCGTTACCGATCTGTATCTCAGCTGGCAGCCACAGGCAGTTGAAGGCGTGCGCTTCGATCTGTCTGTTAACAACCTCGAAGACAAATACTATCGCCAGGCCTGGGAACAGCTTTACTCCGCTGGCCGCGAAGTGATTTTCAGCGCGCGATATCGTTTCTAG